From one Mytilus edulis chromosome 1, xbMytEdul2.2, whole genome shotgun sequence genomic stretch:
- the LOC139526647 gene encoding general transcription factor 3C polypeptide 6-like isoform X2 — translation MSNKNVPDSNDEDEMTFIVELSGILDSDLLSKVKGNCQVLGIDTDKPLLQLEQYTFTGEYEDTLGTGLVFEERDKSASQLKETRQNILHHLLGEDSINTAVDLEFSHAVNKKLIMKRAFLTPEDETDGEPLTSDTIENVDTTAEDESSRTSTRPDG, via the exons atgtcaaataaaaacgTTCCCGACAGTAATGACGAAGATGAG ATGACATTTATTGTGGAACTATCTGGAATACTGGACTCTGATCTCCTAAGTAAAGTGAAAGGGAATTGTCAAGTACTG GGCATAGATACAGATAAGCCACTACTTCAATTAGAACAATATACATTTACTGGGGAATATGAGGACACATTAGGAACAGGCCTAGTATTCGAAGAAAGAGACAAATCAG ccAGCCAACTAAAGGAAACAAGACAGAATATATTACATCATTTGTTAGGAGAAGATAGTATTAATACAGCAGTTGATTTAGAATTCTCTCATGCTGTTAACAAAAAACTTATCATGAAGCGAGCATTTCTTACACCAGAGGATGAAACTGATGGAG AACCATTAACCTCAGATACAATTGAAAATGTAGATACGACAGCAGAAGATGAGAGTTCAAGGACAAGTACAAGGCCAGACGGATGA
- the LOC139526647 gene encoding general transcription factor 3C polypeptide 6-like isoform X1, with translation MSNKNVPDSNDEDEMTFIVELSGILDSDLLSKVKGNCQVLGIDTDKPLLQLEQYTFTGEYEDTLGTGLVFEERDKSEASQLKETRQNILHHLLGEDSINTAVDLEFSHAVNKKLIMKRAFLTPEDETDGEPLTSDTIENVDTTAEDESSRTSTRPDG, from the exons atgtcaaataaaaacgTTCCCGACAGTAATGACGAAGATGAG ATGACATTTATTGTGGAACTATCTGGAATACTGGACTCTGATCTCCTAAGTAAAGTGAAAGGGAATTGTCAAGTACTG GGCATAGATACAGATAAGCCACTACTTCAATTAGAACAATATACATTTACTGGGGAATATGAGGACACATTAGGAACAGGCCTAGTATTCGAAGAAAGAGACAAATCAG aagccAGCCAACTAAAGGAAACAAGACAGAATATATTACATCATTTGTTAGGAGAAGATAGTATTAATACAGCAGTTGATTTAGAATTCTCTCATGCTGTTAACAAAAAACTTATCATGAAGCGAGCATTTCTTACACCAGAGGATGAAACTGATGGAG AACCATTAACCTCAGATACAATTGAAAATGTAGATACGACAGCAGAAGATGAGAGTTCAAGGACAAGTACAAGGCCAGACGGATGA